In a single window of the Chloroflexota bacterium genome:
- the hisC gene encoding histidinol-phosphate transaminase produces the protein MMNKFLRAHIAQMEAYTPILPFEVLSEQLGIPAAQIVKLDANENPYGPLPEVRAALADLPYAHIYPDPESRHLRAALAEYHGISAENILAGAGADELIDLVMRLILEPGDCIVNCPPTFGMYSFDAAVNNARTISVPRDRIFELDFERIAAVVAESKPKAIFLASPNNPDGSLLSPEMLNALLDLPILVILDEAYVEFAPPGTSSLSRWERGWGEGKDEGWPENLIVLRTFSKWAGLAGLRIGYGVFPDWMMPHLWKIKQPYNVSVAAERAGVISLENAHQLEITGQRIIAERERLFAALQEISWLKPYPSQSNFILCQVIGRDAAQLKADLARQGILVRYFNKPGLDDHIRISVGKPEQTDLVIQALKVEG, from the coding sequence ATGATGAATAAATTTCTTCGCGCTCACATCGCTCAAATGGAAGCCTATACCCCCATTCTGCCCTTCGAAGTGCTCTCTGAGCAGTTGGGTATTCCGGCAGCGCAGATCGTCAAGCTCGATGCCAACGAGAACCCCTACGGCCCGCTGCCCGAAGTGCGCGCCGCCCTCGCCGATCTGCCCTATGCCCACATTTATCCCGATCCGGAGAGCCGCCATTTGCGCGCTGCCCTCGCCGAGTATCATGGCATTTCTGCCGAAAATATTCTTGCCGGGGCCGGGGCTGATGAGTTGATTGATTTGGTCATGCGCCTGATTTTGGAGCCGGGCGATTGTATTGTCAATTGTCCGCCGACTTTTGGGATGTACAGCTTCGATGCGGCGGTCAACAACGCCCGCACGATTTCAGTGCCAAGAGATAGGATTTTCGAACTGGACTTCGAGCGGATTGCCGCGGTGGTGGCGGAGTCTAAACCCAAAGCAATCTTCCTGGCCTCGCCGAACAACCCCGATGGCAGTCTGTTATCCCCTGAGATGCTCAACGCCCTGCTGGATTTGCCGATACTCGTCATCCTTGACGAAGCCTACGTCGAATTCGCCCCACCGGGAACATCGTCCCTCTCCCGCTGGGAGAGGGGTTGGGGTGAGGGCAAAGATGAAGGCTGGCCCGAAAACCTGATCGTCCTGCGCACCTTCAGTAAATGGGCCGGGCTGGCCGGGTTGCGCATCGGGTATGGCGTTTTCCCCGACTGGATGATGCCCCACCTGTGGAAAATCAAGCAACCCTACAATGTGTCCGTAGCAGCCGAGCGCGCGGGCGTAATATCCCTTGAAAACGCGCACCAACTTGAAATTACAGGTCAGCGCATCATCGCTGAGCGCGAACGGCTGTTTGCAGCGCTGCAAGAAATTTCCTGGCTGAAACCCTATCCATCCCAATCTAATTTTATTTTGTGTCAGGTCATCGGGCGCGATGCCGCTCAACTCAAAGCCGATCTGGCGCGGCAGGGCATTTTGGTCCGCTATTTCAACAAACCCGGTTTGGACGATCATATTCGGATTAGCGTGGGGAAGCCGGAGCAAACCGATTTAGTTATACAAGCGTTGAAAGTTGAAGGTTGA
- the hisB gene encoding imidazoleglycerol-phosphate dehydratase HisB — protein sequence MRIATIERKTNETKITVKLNIDGSGQADINTGIGFLDHMLHHIAVHGLFDLTLHADGDLHVDEHHTVEDCALVLGQAFAQALGDKKGIVRTASAYVPMDEVLAFVAIDFSGRPYAVVQAEWITPAVGGIATTLFGHFMESFAVQARCNLHARVLYGRDDHHKAEGLFKALARALDAATRIDERRAGEIPSTKGTI from the coding sequence ATGCGAATAGCAACCATTGAACGCAAGACGAATGAAACTAAAATCACCGTAAAACTGAATATCGACGGCAGCGGACAGGCCGATATTAACACCGGAATCGGCTTTCTTGATCACATGCTGCATCATATTGCCGTGCATGGGCTGTTTGATCTGACGTTGCACGCCGATGGCGATTTGCACGTGGATGAACATCACACCGTGGAAGACTGCGCCCTGGTGTTGGGGCAGGCATTTGCACAGGCACTCGGTGATAAAAAAGGCATTGTGCGCACAGCGTCGGCCTATGTACCCATGGACGAAGTGCTGGCCTTCGTGGCGATTGATTTTTCCGGGCGGCCGTATGCCGTGGTGCAGGCCGAATGGATTACGCCTGCTGTGGGCGGCATTGCGACGACGCTCTTCGGGCATTTCATGGAATCGTTTGCCGTGCAGGCGCGTTGCAATTTACACGCTCGCGTACTTTATGGGCGTGACGACCATCACAAGGCTGAAGGGCTGTTCAAGGCACTGGCGCGTGCGCTGGATGCGGCGACGCGCATTGATGAGCGCCGCGCGGGCGAAATTCCTAGCACAAAAGGCACGATTTAA
- the hisA gene encoding 1-(5-phosphoribosyl)-5-[(5-phosphoribosylamino)methylideneamino]imidazole-4-carboxamide isomerase translates to MTDKFILFPAIDLRNGAVVRLSEGDPGRQTIYGDEPRDWAERWQSEGADWLHVVNLDGAFGEAVVENLAALHQILNVGIKVQFGGGLRDEDSLRAAFDAGISRAVIGTAAIENPALVDWALEIFGSERVVVGIDARDGMVRIRGWEESAGVQAADLARDLCRRGLKWCNFTDVARDGLQSGVNVAATSALAQVSGLSVVASGGVATLDDVRRVRDAGLAGVIIGRALYEGNFSIADCVEMMNAE, encoded by the coding sequence ATGACAGATAAATTCATTCTTTTCCCTGCAATAGACCTGCGCAACGGGGCCGTTGTGCGTCTCTCGGAGGGTGATCCGGGGCGGCAAACGATCTATGGCGACGAGCCGCGTGACTGGGCCGAGCGCTGGCAATCCGAGGGGGCGGACTGGCTGCATGTGGTCAATCTGGATGGCGCTTTTGGCGAAGCAGTGGTGGAAAATTTGGCCGCTTTGCATCAAATCTTGAACGTGGGCATCAAAGTGCAGTTCGGCGGCGGTTTGCGTGATGAAGACAGCCTGCGCGCCGCTTTTGACGCGGGCATCAGCCGTGCTGTGATCGGCACGGCGGCCATCGAAAACCCAGCACTGGTTGATTGGGCGCTGGAAATCTTTGGGTCAGAGCGTGTTGTTGTGGGCATTGATGCCCGCGACGGCATGGTACGCATCCGCGGCTGGGAAGAGTCTGCCGGGGTTCAGGCAGCTGATTTGGCGCGTGACCTGTGCCGTCGCGGTCTGAAATGGTGCAACTTTACCGACGTAGCCCGCGACGGGCTGCAAAGCGGGGTGAATGTGGCAGCTACGTCGGCATTGGCGCAGGTTTCGGGGTTGAGCGTGGTTGCATCCGGGGGCGTCGCCACGTTGGATGATGTGCGCCGCGTCCGCGATGCCGGGCTGGCCGGGGTTATCATTGGCCGGGCATTGTATGAGGGGAATTTTAGCATCGCAGATTGTGTTGAAATGATGAATGCTGAATGA
- the hisH gene encoding imidazole glycerol phosphate synthase subunit HisH: MITIINYNAGNLTSVKRALDHLGIENRITPDPDVVARAGKIIFPGVGHAGTAMAVLRERGLDEALLQAFERGTPMMGICVGAQIALIRSEEADTICLGILPGVCPRFELDDPRLTVPHMGWNTVEVVRPHFILKDVKPGDQFYFVHSYYPRPDEESDVYATANYEHDFAAAIGRDNLFATQFHPEKSAQIGMQILKNFAEWRP; this comes from the coding sequence ATGATAACGATTATTAACTACAACGCCGGGAACCTGACCTCGGTGAAACGCGCCCTCGATCATTTGGGGATTGAGAATCGCATCACGCCAGACCCCGATGTGGTTGCCCGCGCCGGGAAAATTATCTTCCCCGGGGTAGGGCATGCCGGCACGGCGATGGCGGTGCTACGTGAACGCGGTTTGGATGAAGCGCTGTTACAGGCCTTTGAACGCGGCACCCCCATGATGGGGATTTGCGTTGGGGCGCAGATTGCATTGATCCGCTCAGAAGAAGCCGATACCATCTGTTTGGGAATCCTGCCTGGGGTGTGTCCGCGTTTTGAACTGGATGACCCTCGGTTGACGGTTCCGCACATGGGCTGGAACACCGTCGAGGTCGTCCGCCCGCATTTCATCCTGAAAGATGTCAAACCCGGCGATCAGTTTTATTTTGTGCATTCCTATTATCCCCGACCCGACGAAGAAAGTGATGTATATGCTACGGCAAATTATGAACATGATTTCGCCGCGGCTATCGGGCGTGATAATCTTTTTGCCACGCAATTTCATCCCGAAAAAAGCGCGCAAATTGGCATGCAAATTCTAAAGAATTTTGCCGAGTGGAGGCCGTGA
- the hisF gene encoding imidazole glycerol phosphate synthase subunit HisF: MLSKRIISCLDVRDGKLAKSVKFVNTKDIGDPVERAKKYYEDGLDELVFYDITASSDKRAIMLEVVSQVAERVFIPFSVGGGLRSVGDCAKVLLAGAEKVNVNSAAVKNPALIAEASRAFGAQAVVLSMDVLRVEPTAEIPSGYEIVINGGRTPMGVDAIEWAKRGEGLGAGELVVNSIDADGTKDGYEIKLTRTIAEAVRIPIIASGGGGTPEHLYEVLTAGRADAALVASMLHYDEYTVGEIKMYLAERGLPIRSVGIGN; encoded by the coding sequence ATGCTGAGCAAACGAATCATTTCCTGCTTGGATGTGCGCGATGGAAAACTTGCCAAGAGCGTCAAATTTGTAAATACCAAAGATATTGGCGATCCGGTGGAGCGTGCAAAAAAATACTACGAAGACGGCCTGGATGAGTTGGTCTTTTACGATATCACCGCTTCGAGCGACAAACGGGCGATCATGCTCGAAGTGGTCAGTCAGGTCGCCGAGCGGGTCTTTATTCCCTTCTCGGTGGGGGGTGGCCTGCGCAGCGTGGGTGATTGCGCCAAGGTGCTACTGGCTGGGGCAGAGAAGGTGAATGTCAATAGTGCGGCGGTCAAAAACCCGGCGTTGATTGCTGAGGCCTCGCGAGCTTTTGGAGCGCAGGCCGTGGTTCTCTCGATGGATGTGTTGCGCGTGGAGCCGACCGCGGAAATTCCCTCCGGCTATGAGATTGTCATCAACGGCGGGCGCACCCCAATGGGTGTGGATGCCATCGAGTGGGCCAAACGCGGCGAAGGGCTGGGCGCGGGCGAACTCGTGGTCAACTCGATTGATGCCGATGGCACCAAAGACGGCTACGAAATCAAACTCACGCGCACAATTGCTGAAGCAGTGCGAATCCCGATCATCGCTTCGGGCGGCGGCGGAACGCCTGAGCATCTCTACGAAGTCCTGACCGCAGGCCGTGCCGACGCGGCACTCGTTGCCTCGATGCTGCATTATGATGAGTATACGGTCGGTGAGATTAAAATGTATCTGGCGGAACGGGGGCTTCCAATACGGTCTGTGGGGATTGGTAATTAG
- the purH gene encoding bifunctional phosphoribosylaminoimidazolecarboxamide formyltransferase/IMP cyclohydrolase, which translates to MKTALLSVWNKTGVIEFAQRLAAANWHLVASGGTARALRQAGLAVTEVSQITGEPEMFDGRVKTLHPAIHAGLLARETETDRADLAARGWEAIDLVIVNLYPFEQVVANPKTTLAEAIENIDIGGVVLLRAAAKNFARVTVLSDPADYPEDLSALDDASYRQGMARKAFATTARYDAAIQMYFAVLKDETIPLQVNLYPAQTLRYGENPHQSAAYYTEKSGDGPMGGRLLQGKPLSYNNMLDLDGAWSSTLNFDAPTAVVVKHVSPCGIASAPRVEQAIAPAIACDPISAFGSVIASNRLVNAEFVCGLGDLFVECIAAPQFTPEALELLSTKKNLRLLQISLDAPRAEYELRSVVGGYLRQSVDIGDPTGAPAWRVVTKRQPTADEMNALKFAWKAVQPVKSNAILLAQSDGEINFTVGIGGGQPNRVDCVRIAGERAGARAAGSVLASDAFFPFPDGIQTAAEMGVTAIIQPGGSVRDEQVIAAADELELAMVFTGMRHFRH; encoded by the coding sequence ATGAAAACAGCACTTTTATCCGTTTGGAATAAAACCGGTGTGATCGAGTTCGCCCAAAGGCTCGCCGCGGCGAATTGGCATCTGGTCGCCAGCGGGGGGACGGCACGCGCCTTGCGTCAGGCCGGTCTGGCGGTGACCGAAGTCAGTCAGATAACCGGCGAACCGGAGATGTTCGACGGGCGCGTTAAGACGTTGCACCCCGCTATCCACGCCGGGCTGCTGGCGCGCGAAACCGAGACCGATCGCGCCGATCTGGCTGCCCGCGGCTGGGAGGCAATTGATCTGGTTATTGTCAACCTGTATCCCTTTGAGCAGGTCGTCGCCAACCCCAAAACCACCCTGGCCGAAGCCATCGAAAATATTGACATCGGCGGCGTGGTCCTCCTGCGCGCCGCGGCCAAGAATTTCGCCCGTGTAACCGTGCTGAGCGATCCTGCTGACTATCCTGAAGATTTGTCTGCCCTTGATGATGCATCTTATCGTCAAGGTATGGCGCGCAAAGCCTTCGCTACCACCGCTCGCTATGATGCTGCTATTCAGATGTATTTCGCGGTGCTGAAAGATGAAACGATCCCATTGCAGGTAAATCTTTACCCGGCGCAGACCTTGCGCTATGGCGAAAATCCGCACCAGAGCGCGGCCTACTACACCGAAAAGTCCGGCGACGGCCCGATGGGGGGCCGTTTGTTGCAAGGCAAGCCGCTTTCATACAATAATATGCTCGATCTGGATGGTGCCTGGAGTTCAACCCTCAATTTTGACGCGCCGACTGCTGTTGTCGTCAAGCACGTCAGCCCGTGTGGTATTGCCAGCGCGCCGCGCGTCGAGCAGGCAATCGCCCCGGCTATCGCCTGCGACCCGATTTCAGCCTTTGGCAGCGTCATCGCCAGCAACCGCCTGGTCAACGCCGAATTTGTGTGCGGGCTGGGCGATCTCTTCGTGGAGTGTATCGCCGCCCCGCAGTTCACGCCCGAGGCCCTCGAATTGCTCTCGACGAAGAAGAATCTGCGTCTGCTACAAATTTCGCTGGATGCGCCGCGGGCAGAGTACGAACTGCGCTCGGTGGTGGGCGGATATTTGCGCCAGAGCGTAGATATCGGCGACCCTACCGGCGCTCCGGCGTGGCGCGTGGTCACGAAGCGCCAGCCAACTGCCGACGAAATGAACGCGCTGAAATTTGCATGGAAAGCCGTGCAGCCGGTAAAATCCAACGCAATTCTGCTGGCGCAAAGCGATGGCGAAATTAATTTCACAGTGGGGATTGGAGGCGGACAGCCCAACCGCGTTGATTGTGTGCGCATTGCCGGGGAACGCGCTGGCGCGCGCGCCGCGGGCTCCGTGCTGGCTTCGGATGCCTTCTTCCCCTTCCCCGATGGGATTCAAACCGCCGCGGAAATGGGCGTGACCGCCATCATCCAGCCGGGCGGCTCCGTGCGCGACGAG